tgtgaaaaactggcacagggggtgggaggtaataggtgcctatataagaaaaagtccaacaaaacaggactgtccctttaaaaacgggacatctggtcactctagcttTATATCCCAAGAAGTGTAAAACCGCAGTGAATATATCCAAAACCTCTTAAAGGacaaaaatgaagataaaattaAATGGCATGGAATTATCTCTACTCAGCTACTACAGAACACGATACTTGGTGCTTCAACCTTCTGTTTATGAGGGTCATCGATTTGAATTCCAGCAAATGGATTCCAGAAGCTAAAAGCCCTAAAAATCTAGGGGAATTTCCAGACGAGCTACATCAGGCTGTTTAGAAGCAGACACGTGCAAAGCAAGTTATCACTGGACTGTATGATTGGCATCAGAACAGATCAGCCAAAGCTTTAGAGAACATGATATATTGCGAAATGGAGAGAGTAGTTAAACGGTTAGTAGGAGGTTTGAGGTCACCAGTGCATTCCAATAGGGAAACACTCAGCTTGTGGGCTTCCCATTGCCTCCTAAACGGGACAGGAACATCACATTCTGATTCAGCTGAGCTACACTCATGGATTTCTGAAGCCCTGATCACTGCTTGGGTccaagcagcagggaaggagccaTTTACGTTACGAGTTTTACATTTTACGGGCAGGAAATTGTGTTGGTCGCTCTGCTCTGAGCCCGTGCTGACCCCAGTGGGCCTGCACATGAAGGGGCGCCGAGTTACTGGGGGTGCCATCTTTCAGATATGGCTTAAAGCAGACATTCATTTCATCCAGGCTCCACCTCCACTCCTTGTGTTAGGGACATTCCCATGCAGTTCTTGTCGCCAGCAGCTCCTCAGTGGGGAGCACTGCCTACCTGGTTTGGCTCAGGTACTTTAGGATctcccccccatctcctctgTACTGTGTGTTAATTGCATctagcctccctccccactgcctctgcTATCCCTGAGAGAGAACTTTGCTAGTAGAGTTTAAGGAAATTTACCCCGATCAGAGCCATGTTTGGGAGCCAATGCCCTCTCGCTGCAAGAAATCGTCTGCTCTAAAGTAGTTTTAAATTGTAATTAATTCAATTAAACCACTAAGAGTCAAAAGGAAAACAAcgtgggctggctggctggcagcacTGAAGTGAGGGACTGGCAATAGGAAATGCTGCTTGCAGGGATATCAGTGACGCACAGGTAGGACTGGTAGGGTCACAGTAGTCTCTCTTATCAAGTGCTGTGGCAGTTTGGTGCTGTGGACCCTGATCCACTAGGCACTTGTGACCGAGGGGGTTGCAAGGGGCTCTCGCCTAGTGGTCATGGTTCACTATAGCGACTGTTCCACCTAGTGGCAGTAGTCCAGGGCAGCAGCAGTCCAAGGAACAGGGGAACCAGGTGAAAGTGGGCCctccctactccactgggttccaacccagggtcCTGTGAAGCTGACTCGGCTGCTCACCTATCTTCATGTGGTGTTCagcttccctgggtcacttcctactccAGTCCGCCTCCCATCTGACACCGCCCGACCCTGGGGAACATTGCCTTTGGACTTCTGGGCCGTGTCTCATCCCTTAGGTGCTGTGGCTCCCTTCACTCACCGGCTCCATACTGGCTCCGCTCCAGTCTTCCATGAGAGCTCCCAGGGCACatcctgctccctggcttgcCAGCTCCAGACTGAGCTGCCTGGCtggcttttaaatctctcctccagtctgagcatgctcagcaagGGCCCCTTTAGCCCATAATTGTTACTTAACCCTGTGATCGGGGGATGTTGCGGGGGGCTCCTGCCTAGTAAGGGGTTCATACACTCAACTGACAGCAAGCCACAAAATTCATTAGGGCTTGTAAGCCTAAGCAGATCCAAAGGCAGCTCTGCAGAGACCAACTGTGAATATGGCAAACCACCAGCCACCTGAGCCCTAGGTGTTACCCCTATAATCAGGCCAACAGAGATTCATGTTTGGCCAACTCAGAACTCATGCAGCTCACTTGCATAAAGCAGTAAGGGGAGATTCGTCCCTTTCCCCATTAAAGGGGTCAGATTGTTTAATCATCCATTTACTGCACTTGCGCCCTCCCTGGCGTAGAACCAGCTCATGAACCAGAAAGTGAGCTGTCCTAACGTTTACACAGGGTTATCCAAGACCAAAGGACCAGCAATAGGAATCATAATCAAATATGCAGTAACTCTCAGTGCCAGAAGGTGACCTGAATGGGCCATAATCCTTAATAGCCTGTATTCAAATCTAATGAGGGAAACCTATCTCGTGAAGTGCTTCTGCTCAGATATAAAGGCGTCTGTTAAACACACATTAAAGACCTTGCCAAGCGTGTATTTAGCGATTGGCATTACTAAATCTGGGGTTGTTTGATATGTTCTCACAGCCCATTTGCAAGAGCTGATGGTCTGGGAGTATTATTGCTGTTCCTGAGCTCACCACCAGCGACAGTCAAAACATGTTGAAAGGATCAGAGACCGAATGCCAGAAAGCATCACTAGTTTGAAGGGGAAAAACATTGTAGCAGggaattgtcataaatataaagggaagggtaaacccctttaaaatccctcctggccagaggaaaaatcctcttacctgtaaagggttaagaagctaaaggtaacctcactggcacctgaccaaaatgaccaatgaggagacaagatactttcaaaagctgggaggagggagaaaaacaaagggtctgtgtctgtatgatgcttttgccagggacagaacaggaatggagtcttagaacttagtaagtaatctagctagctatgtgttagattatgatttctttaaatggctgagagaagagttgtgctgaatagaatgactattcctgtctgtgtgtcttttttgtaacttaaggttttgcctagagggattctctatgttttgaatttaattaccccgtaagatatttaccatcctgattttacagagatgattcctttacttctattaaaagtcttcttgtaagaaaactgaatgctttttcattgttctaagatccaagggtttgggtctgtggtcacctatgcaaattggtgaggatttttaccaaacctttcccaggaagtggggtgcaagggttgggaggatttggggggggaaagacgtgtccaaaccacgtttcccagtaaaccagataaagtttggtggtggcagtggaaatccaagggtaaaataattttgtaccttggggaagttttatcctaagctggtaaaagtaagcttaggaggttttcatgcaggtccccacatctgcaccctagagttcagagtggggaaggaaccttgacaggaataGAGAACCATGTGGAGGGGCAGGTGATCCTAAACTTACCCAGATCCTCAAGAAACCCTTCCATTAGCTTGTGCAAGTCCATCGCAGCTCCACTGACATCTCTTGGATGATTTCAGTCCATATTCATGCAGCACGGTaagagactcccccagagtctgGGCATGGCAGTATGCGCCCATATAATCTGCAAAGAGGGCAAGTCAGGAGCCTGCTCTATGCAGCTGAAGGTGGGAAGACAATTACTATTTTTCCTCTGCACCATGGTAACCTACTCGCTGCCTGAATGCTCTACCCAGAATTGGGCAAGATATAGAATccttattaatattaaataaggCTACTAAGCCCTTAGGTTGTGCTTTGCATGTTGCATCCATAGATCTTGAGAAACAGAGACAGGAGTGTGATCAGTTTCGGGCTAGGAGCCAGCAACTCTAGAGTTCTTAGCCTACTTGTGACACTGACTGCTGCAGACTCAGACCAGTCCCGTGAGGATGCATGAGCCAGAACAGAATTCTGCTCCCTCACCTGAAGCTTTGTATCTCTGTAGGGACAACAGGCATAACTCCCTCCTCgccttatttctttttaattgctgAAGTCAGCAGGTCTGACCGAATGTTCCCAGGAAACAGATCAGAGGAGTAAGAGTGCGGCGTGGTTACACTCACTTTACTGAGTATAACTGgacctctgtgccttggtttcccaatCTATAAACAGGGACAGCAATACAGACGCGTTCACCTGACTGAGATTTTCTGGGGATTAACTAGTTAATATttggacagtgctttgaagactCCTTCCTCCCCTGTTCAGTTTCTTGCATTTACAAGCACTAGAAAGACATCCCCTAATTTAAAGCGCTTTCCATTTTTCACTCTTCTTCTCCCCTGCAAACCTTGCCTCACCCCACTCCTAGACTAAATACATACTAGGCCTAATTAAATAGCAATTAACAACAGGGGAACCATGAAGGAATCATTCCCTTTTGGGGAGATCAAGCAAGCAATCAGCACAGCTTGTTACAACATAAAAACACATTTCACAAGCTgtaggtattttttttttttaagactgttaACACTGGGCATGTCATTACAGCCCCACCTCCATTTGCCTATGCTCGTCATAACTTTAAATGACGAGAGCACTGCTGTCAACACTACAGGACCCCGTGCAGCTGTTGGAAAGTACAAATCATCAAGGCTTCTGGGCACACCCAAAAAAACAGAGCACCTGTGGGAAAAGATCTCTTCCACATTCCAAGAGGCCCAGGCATTCTCTCCGAGCCATTCCATTCGTGGGACCAAATCAGGAGGGATGGTGCTGAGCCATCTGAGTGGCTCAGCTTGCAACAGTGGGAATCAAGGACACAGTAAGCGTTCGTTGCCCTGCCCAACTGGATATTCCCCCACCATTAGCATGAAGGAAGCAAAGGTCTTGCCCATCCTTCCTTGCAGGCTTTCCAGGGTGCTACTGTTGGATTTGGCTAATAGGCCAAACTTGAAGCCTATGCATGGATGCATTGAAGTGATCAGAGTGCCAGTCACTGGGCACCAGTGAACTACAGTCAAGTCAAATCAAAGCCAACAAGGGAGGGCAGGGAAAACCCATCTCTGTATCAATTCTCTCTTACGCCTGATGGCCCATCCAGGCCATCGTAAACAGGGCACCAGCGAGAAGAGAAGTACTGTAGGCTGGAGCCTGTCTCAGCTTTTTCCATAGTcagttttcccctcccagcctcagAGATGGTTGCACAAGAGACAGACCATTTAAAAAATACCCCCAAAAgggtggaggcggggggggggggggggggggagggaaacctgACCTTTGCTAAAGGCTTTGGATACAATCCCAACGGTGCTTAACCTGAGGAGATGTAACACAGGGATGTCTGTGAGTAGAGGGGACAGCAGAGAGGCAGCCTGCTACAGCTGCACTTCTGTTTGTCACTAAAGATTTATCTAGAGACATGCTCTAGTAGGACTGAGCACAGGACTAGACTTCAGGAATTACTAActgctaatcctggctctgacaccgACTCACCGGGCAGACTTAGGCAAGTCACCCTCAGTCAGAGTTTCCCCGTCTATATAACAAGGGATACTGTTGACCTACCTCCCAGGGGACTTGGTGAGGgtaaatatttgcaaagtgctatGAACCGTAGAAGCCAGGGAGATGCCCCAAATACAGCACCAAAAGCCACATCAGCATAGGCAGAAATATCTGATCTGCACTGGAATGTCCTCCACAATGTAGTtcctaggacagtggttttcaaacttcttaGGCTGCGTACCTCTTCCAAAACATGTAGTCTCCCATGTACCCCCATCTAAGATAGGGTCATAATATAcctatgaaaaacagaaaagaaaaaaaagtctgtaaaGGAGAAGACGATGCGTTGTccgccattacaggatttttctcacGTACCCCCTGACAACAGCGCATACCCCAGCTGACCCTCTTCCAAGCCCAGGGCAAGAGGCTCTCCACAGTAACAGGACTTGTGATgattatatatttaaagaaaccCCCATCTATTACAAGACACCAAACCCTAGGGAGGTGGGAGTAGAAGCCACTTTTGTTCTAAGTCTAGCGGCCTTCTGATTGGCACCAGATTCCGAGATGGATGATGATCCTTCATGCGCTAGGGTAACAATGTGCTTCCTGCCCCCCTGAGAAAAGGCTGTACGGTGTCTTCagatttgtgtgtttgttttttgaccAATTTGTGGAGCTGAATGCTCACAaacaacccaacaacaacaaagcagTGCACACAGTCCACAGCTCATAAGCAACCCAACAGCAAAGCAGTACGTACACTGGCTAGGAgaagctatatttttaaaaggcgaCATGTCAGTTTGGAAGGATTTTAGTTTCATTTAATTAATGCAAAACTCCCAACTTGTGCCTCCTACACGCAACTATTCAGGTTCCTCTTTGCCCAGATCTTTGGCTGCCCTCTGCTCCACTTCCCTAGTACCTTTcaggagcctggctgctgggaacCTGGAAGTCCTTTTCCACTTTTAAATTGCCCGGCAAGTTCCTTGTGGATCGAGTGGTGGTGATGGCTTCCTTTCACCACTTCAGGAGCGTTGCCAGACTCAGCGGTCACCCCTGCAGATGCCTTCAGTGCTtgtgtcataaccataggggtagcctaaattcctccttacctgtgaggggttaagaagctcaggtaacgtgtttggcacctgaccaaaggaaccaatggagacaaaagatactttcaaatgttggggggggggggagaggttttgtttttgggttctttgtttctgtggctgttcgctcttgggactaagagggaccagaCATCAATCAgtgttctccaaatctttctgaacaagtctctcatatttcaaacgtgtaagtaacagccaggcaaggcgtattagtttatctttgttttctcaacttgtgaattttccctttgctagagggaggtttatccctgttttgttgtaactttgaaactaaggctagagggggttcctctgagctctttgaattttctgctactctgtaaggttaactaccagcctaagtttacagaggtgattcttttacctttttctctttaaataaattttttttttttttaagaacctgatttttccattgttctaagacccaggcATTTGGGTCTGTAGtccttttgtaaccaattggtgaggatatatgctcaagccttcccaggaaaaggggtgtaagggcttgggggaataggactccaagtggtccttttcctgatagtttgttaaatcacttgctggtggcagcgatcccaaggcaagaaaggaatctgtgccttggggaagttttaacctaagctggtaagaataagcttagggggtctttcatgcaggtccccacatctgtaccccagagttcagagtggggaaggaaacctAACAGCTTGCCACATGGACTCTAATTCCTGATTGTTGTGCATCTCAGTAAACTTCAGCAGTGCCTGTATGCCATGCTGAGATTAATAAAGCAAAGGCTCTGTTACACTCATTCTTCAGACACTATATACTCAGGAATCACTGAAGCCATCAATGAAATGCAGCCTcttctggggtgggacacagcagTTGTTTAACAGGACACAGCAACATTACATGACTGTTTAGGACAAAAAGCAAAGAGAGTCCTATCGAATTGGAACTCCAGAATGAATTTTAGTTTGGCAGAATATAACAACTGCTCTGGCATTTAGGCGGTACACTACATTAACATCCCCGCTCTTACAAAAAGACCACTGGACCTTTAAGGGCTACAAGTTACAAGAACTTTGATTCTGCATCTTAAAAGATCCTTTGTCCATAGGCTGATGGGTCAGCATGCATACATTCACTTGGAGAGCATACATGTTATACTTGGGccagacacaagttattgggctcaatacaaggGTAAGTGGATGAAATTTCATGGCCTGTGCTCTACAGGGAGGCCAGACTGGGTGATCTCATGGTCCTttctcacagggtcctagagtccaggctccagtccgagcccaaacatctacactgcaattaaacagccccttagcccacgCCCTGCAAGCTGGAGTCAGCCGACACGGGCCAGCTGAATGCTTTTAATTGCAGTTGCAGACATCCTCAGGGTCCTTTACCGTTCCCTCTGCAGCAATCCCAGCCATGCTGACTTGACTAGGGCCCTTATATTCCCATCTTCCCATGAGCCAAACCCTGGGTTTCACAGCCTGATGCACTCCCACATTCTCTGACCCAGGTAGTACAGCTCCACTTCACTTTCCCTTATCTCCAGCCTTGGGTGTTAGTCCAGCCTCAGGTGTGGCTGCGGACTTACCTTTGCTTTCCATTGAGACAGCCTTTCTGCTCTGCATTATGaaacactgccctctgctggtcaTGTCTCAAATCACATCACAGTTCTTTTTCTGCACTTTCATAGCCGTGGCAGGAGCGTATTTTGAGATACCAATACATTGGCACCGGAATTGCAAGGAGAGCAGTAAGTAATGTACGTCTGTGGTGCTCACGAAGGCAATTATCTTAGATTCCAGAAACTGGAGGAGATGAGGGAAGAGATGCTAGTTTCTGCGCAGTTAATTGTTGCAGGAAGTTTTCCATTCTATCAAATCAAAATCTACCCCAAATTTCAGACATTATTTTCCACATGTGTAGGTGTGCCCttgggcagctggaggaacacACAGAAGAGACTGATCAAAAGAATCCCTCCACCAAACAGTACTCAAAGCAAAAGGTAAAAATTAGCATCGAGGACATGCCAAGAGTGGACCAGCATAGACAAGGGTGCTGGTGCCTAGTTCATGCTTTAAGCAACATCTAATGCCATGGGAAGGACTCAAGTTTCCGGAAGGTTTGAAGCAAACTAGACGGTTAGAGAGTTAAGAGCagccaagaaaagaaaaatagggTGGTTCACTTCTCTGTTTGGGTTTCTCCTCTCTCAGGAGCAGCTTGAGCTGGAAAATTCCATTTCATTTTGTTCGCATGGCATTACCAAGAAATGGTACCGTTGAGTATCGTTGGGGAGTTAATTATTTAAAGTCAAATTCCGTCTACtgatgcagctcccattgtcttcattAGGAACTGCATCCATGCATGTGGGTGTAGAATTTGGCTTATAGTTAGAAACAGTACCTGCTGGCCTTTGTAGGCTGTACAAAGCCTGCACTAGCCAGTGCAAGCTACGTAAAGCTCATATCCATGCTAAACATCCCCAAGATGTAGGGCTGAGAAAAAGAGAGATGTTGCAGAGGAAATTATGGCACCCTAAGTTGGACTATGACCAGGATACAAGGTTGAATATTGTTACCCTTGTGAAAAGCATCATACAATGAGCACGAACAGCCAAGGTTTCATTTCTCTGTCTTATcaaacagcagctgcagcagagcccCCTGAACACCACTCTGGAAAAAGGCTCAGTATTATTCACCATCTTCTCAGTCACCAGCTGCACTGTGCGTTAGAGGTGTCATCCAAGcaccggcccagcccagcctgtgaaGTAAGACAGGATCGCACCACCAGGTGGTAGGACAAGAACAGAAGCTACAGCTACACGTGGACATTAATGTCAAAGGCTCCAGAGCCCAGGAATGACAGGAATTGAGAACTTCTTCACCAAGTAAGAAAagataactacaacattaagctgTGCTTGCATTGTCTTAAACTAGGAAGTTGGTCCCTTTCTTTCATAGGTTTTGCTCTGCAGGAACAACTGCACAGAATAAAGCTTAGAAAGCAGGTGGGCAAATCTTATTGACCAcatcagctttttatttttttacagaatCTAGCACCAACATAAAAGGATTTTCATAATGCAGATCCACAGCTCTGTGTGAACAGAGGCATGGGCCTTTCATGAACTCATCCTCCACAGACCCAGTATTGATCACAGAAATTGCAGCAGAATAATCACGTACAAATGACTTCCTCTAAACACAAAACCCACACAAGTTGGGCATACATAACACAACTTTATTGTATTAGTACTAGTGTAGCCTGGTCTGCTTTACAGTGTTAATATCAGTGTTACTTTATTCCTTTAGAAAGGGTGTGTGAGGGCAAATATATTTCTATTCAGGTCCCCGCTCCCTCTGTGTATCAGAAATTAATAAAGGGAATGGCTAGAATTCTAATTACTTTGGGTTTTATGCAGCTGCAACATGCAGATTGTCCTGGATTGTATTTCCTTTCACAGTCAGGGGAAATAAAAGGTGCAGTGGATCTGATTACTAGCAGGTAACCTTAGCCTGACAGACCTACATACAACTCTGCCTCTTCAGTTTCAGACGTGGCAATATTgcttataaatgtaaaaaaaaattcacctaaAAAGGCTCCAGCGATCCTGACAGCACATAGAATTTATTGGTACCATGCAGGTAAGTGCTTTCTATCATTTAGCTACAGTACATGGTGCGGGAGGAGACCATTTAGAATTGAAAATGTTACCGCGGGTCATCAGCTACAATAGGACTGCGCTGACTCCATCCCACTTACTAATGAACATGCCAATAGTAAAGTAACTGGAAAGTGGGTTAATTTTAGTTATTTATGCTAGAAATCATGACTACAAAAAAGCATGAAAAAGCAAGTCCATATCTACTAAATACAGCTTGTACAATTGTGTTAAACTAAGAGGTGGAAGTCTAAAATGATAAATGACGTTCCCCAGGTAAATAGCAGAAGCCCCATCCCTTAGGATATTTAAAATGAGACCAGGCAAAACATTAACAGACATACAACAGGACACAGTCCTACATAGTATGGAGATCATCTAGATGAAATGATCAATTTCTTCCAACTCTAATTTCTGGCATCCTGAATGAGAACAAGTCTCTATAATTAACAAGTCACACAGACTTTCCTCTTTAGTTCACAATAATTCAAGTTATGGGCATTTAAATGTCAAAGACTCTGCTGCataaagcttttaaaatgatCCAACTCATGCTGGAGCATGCTGTGAAATCTCTTGGGTCATTAGGAACACTGACACCAATAAGTTAGACCAAATTCAGAAAAATATTAGCATGTTATTGTATGTTGCTACCATTTCCATATGCTGAACAAAGTAGGCCTGACAGACTAATGGGCTTATTATCACACTTTTCATCCATGGATCTTTCAGCCCTTCACAAATGTGGGCATCATTCTCTATTTCACAAATGAGGAAAGTAAGGACCAGAGAGGAAAAAGTAATTTGCCCAAAATAGCATAGCAGAAAAACAGAACCAGGCTGTCCTGGCTCCACACTAGCCAGTATCTTCTGAAATAACTACCTTTATAATCAGTTAGAGGTAGAAGTGAATGTCCATCTCTTCTCCAGGTGATGTTCTGCAGACTTCGGACACACCAGTGGTGTTTTATTATATTCAACATCATGCTCTTCCATGCTTTGCTGTTTGGAGGAGATTTACTGGAGGAATACTTTCTACATTCGCTGCCTGTCACCTACACTGACATGAAAATTCTCAAAATCAGGGAGAAGGCCAGGAAATTAGACATGGATCCCCTAAAGACCAATATGTCCAAGTCTTACATCATCAGCAGTTCAGAGGTGTGCTCAGATCAAGAGGTATTTCTGCTTGTTATTGCGTGCAGCAGCCCAGAAAACAGGACAAGGCGTAACCTGATCAGACGAACCTGGGGTAACGTGACAGGCATCAGGGGGTATGCTGTgcttattttgtttgctttaggAAAGCCAGCTTCAGAAACCATCCAGTTAGACATCAGTGAAGAGTCTCAAAAGCATGGAGATATCATTGAAGGAAACTTCCTTGATTCTTTTGAGAATCAGACACTGAAGATTGTGATGAGCATGGAGTGGACTGTAACATTCTGTTCCACCGCAAGGTTTGTTCTCAAAACCGAAGAAGAAATGTTTGTCAACATTCCAAGTTTGGCTGAATATTTGCTCAGCTTAAGAACACATCTTGAGGATATTTACATTGGAAGGGTCATTCATCAAGATATGCCTGACAGAGACCCTCAAAGCCAGAGCTTCGTTTCTCTCAGTCAATATCAAGAAGAGTATTACCCAGATTACTGTAGTGGAACGGCTTTTGTCATTTCCCAGGATGTTGCTCGGAAGATATACGTTGTTGCCAGGGAAACACCAGTTTTTGTTCCTCCTGACGTCTTTGTTGGAATCTGTGCTAAGAACGCTGGCATCATACCCATTCAAAGTTCTAGATTTTCTGGGAAAAAGCACACTAGATACAATCGATGTTGCTACAAATTCATTTTCACCTCTTCCGAAATGAAAGATGATGAGCTATTTAAAGAATGGAGGGAGATAAGCGATGGGAAAGACTGCACTTTACTGGAAACTTATTATGGGCTTGTGTCCTGCAGAGTCCTGACCTATTTTGACAAGTTTAAACATTTTAACATAGAAACAATAAAAAAGGAGGCTTTGCATTTTACCAATTAAGATTTTAACTTCTCTATGTGAAGAAACTGTACTTACACCTTTACCTGTCATCTTCCCTGTTAGAAAGTTCATCTGATCTTTCGCCTTTTGCGTTGAACATTTCCTCTcaaagttagtttttaaatgtgaaagctccccccaccccaccctgttcTGACAGTGAATTATTCCTGATGCTAAACAAGGATCTGTGTTTGAATTCAGTGATTTAATTTATGATAATGAGTGCACTGGATGTGCTTTTTCACATAAAGGATGtagaactgcatgcaattcttATTCTCtaagtaaaagctgttttaaagAACTGGCTGTTTTTTCATGTTGTCTAGTTGTTTGCCCCACTATGCAACTACTTTTGTAGTTTTGATCCAATTTGACTGAGTAATGCATCATTCAATCCCAAACTACTTTGCAAAAATATGGGAATCGTATCACTCTCCAGTGAAATGTAGCTACCTCTGCATCCACTTAAACAGTGTAGGACAGGAATGAAGAATAGA
This genomic window from Chelonia mydas isolate rCheMyd1 chromosome 16, rCheMyd1.pri.v2, whole genome shotgun sequence contains:
- the B3GALT9 gene encoding beta-1,3-galactosyltransferase 9; this translates as MFCRLRTHQWCFIIFNIMLFHALLFGGDLLEEYFLHSLPVTYTDMKILKIREKARKLDMDPLKTNMSKSYIISSSEVCSDQEVFLLVIACSSPENRTRRNLIRRTWGNVTGIRGYAVLILFALGKPASETIQLDISEESQKHGDIIEGNFLDSFENQTLKIVMSMEWTVTFCSTARFVLKTEEEMFVNIPSLAEYLLSLRTHLEDIYIGRVIHQDMPDRDPQSQSFVSLSQYQEEYYPDYCSGTAFVISQDVARKIYVVARETPVFVPPDVFVGICAKNAGIIPIQSSRFSGKKHTRYNRCCYKFIFTSSEMKDDELFKEWREISDGKDCTLLETYYGLVSCRVLTYFDKFKHFNIETIKKEALHFTN